atatatttctatttctttcattattttgtacatagtACAATGGGccgtttgttttacatttgttattttggtgctttttatagcttactttgcggtatgggctttgctcattgtcgaaggccgtgccgtgcggtgacctatatagatgtttgtcatttggtttctttagaagagttgtctcattgccaatcatttctatagaaaaaaacaagGTAAACGTAAAACGatatgaaatatatgtattaaCCATTTTGTGTTCCTAgtccccacccccccccccccccccccccccccccccccccccccccccaaaaaaaattattttcataaaacgTAAATATTGATTTTAGCTTATTGGTTTAACCATTGTTAACCAAGGTAGATAATTGGATTTGGCAAACATTTATGAACTAATCTAATAATAGAAAAATTATATTCTAATTCGCCAACTCAaacgaatataaattatttaataaataaaacaacacataaataggATAAGTGTGCCTACAGCTGTAGCAGCCTTTAATATTACATTACATTCAATTTCATTCTCAAACTAAAGTCCTTCACTTTAAATTCAGGCACACTACCATCAGTCCAATCATACAATAGCACAGTTATATACAGTAACAGTAACACAATCAAAAACTATCTACAAAAGAGGAAAAATTCATATTAATATAATGTACTAATGCATATACTCCTATTAACGATAACCATCTCATAAAAGGGGTGGGTGGGTGGGTAAACATAATAACGAATGCTGCTACGTCGTACTATAGGCAAACTTCGAATAACTTAATTTTCTCAAGCTACCCCCTTAAGTAATACTTAATCATGCTTTTCACGAAAATCATGAGGGCATATACCCGTAAAACCGGCAGTACGGGTATATGCCATCCAATCAAATAGAACGTAAACACACACCATGTGCTTGATATAAACACACACACgtgtttatagtaaacaatcacttGACCGTTACAACGTCATGTGACTTAAtacctttaataaatatatttatattctaattcgccaactcaaacgaatataaattatttaataaataaaacaacacataaataggATAAGTGTGCCTACAGCTGTAGCAGCCTTTCGAAAGACAAAGAAAGCAAAAAATGCAAGTATATGTGAGATGTGAACATAGAGtgatacatatacaatgtataaagtatatttatgaaaattatattcCCAAACTTTTAGACACTGTcagtttttcttttatattttctctTACATAGCCATCTTTGGCTTTATCTGAAGCCCATCTACCATGCTTCTTGAATAATCTATCCTGAATGCCAGCTGATGCAGCTGCAGTAGCTCCACCTGATCTCAAGCTATGTAATCCAAATTTGGACTTATCTAAACCGATAGATTCAAGAGCTGATAATACAATTTCTCTTACTCTAGTATATGATAACGGTTTAAGACCTCTCAGTTTATAAGACTtagattttttacataaatacatgGATCTAAATATATAATCTGAAGATGAAGCGTCAATATtagataataataaatatttctcCAACATACTAACAGGACATGTTTGTGTATCTGTTCTAGCAATTAAAACCTGTGTGCCTTCTCTATAATGATCAGTTTTGCTTTTCGTTATGAGCAAAGAGACGTGTGAATCactaaattttaaatcagatcTTTTTAAATTTACCATTTCAGAAAACCTTAAGAACCCTGCATAGCTTATAAGACACATACAACAAATTCTAATTTCTATAAGATTGTTACATTCTTGACCATATCTaataacaattttctttaaaatatctgGTGTAATTGgttcttttttatttacaatagcATGTCCGATCTTTCTATGAGCTCCTTCTTTAACCGATATACATAACTGTGAATAACACGGGTTTGGATAGCCTGCTAGTTTATGAGCCCAGCTTATGGAATAATATGCTTCTTCAACCTTAGCATACGAATTAAATGTCTTTGACAGGTGTATTAagtacaatgaaacataaaaatctGAAGCTGGTAAAGGTTTAACATTTAAATAGTTATTACACCACTTACAGAAATTGTTAAATGCATATGAATATTTTCTTTTGGTATTCTCGGCCTTCGAACGCAGACAGAACTCAGGTAGGCAATTGGATAAAGATGTCAAATCTTGGTCGACTGGCTTAGGCAAGGATTTCCATATTCCACatgaaaaaatatctgaaaaacgtgcatatgaaatagaaatataaatCTACTATACAACAAGCttacaatataattaaatgacCTTGCCAGATTTATTTTTCATACTGGCCATGTCAGTGAGACCTTGCCTATTAAATTTGGCCTTGTCATCAACAAACGACCTTGCCAATAAATTTGGCCTTGTCTTTACTATGCGACCTTGCTCAACAGCCTTGTCGTAAATTCTTACGTGAACTCAGCGTTCAATCTAATAGCTAAAACATTAGAAACGAATTCAGAAGATCCCAACAAGGACTTATTATTCATACCATGAATAAAAATGTTCTGATTTGGTTGAAATTCTAAAACATCAATTACATATGGTTGCAAATGAGAACCTCTTTTAAAAATCATTGTCCAAAATGACGAGGAAGGCCACTTTGGAACGATCAAAGTGCCTCTAGCTTTacataaaatcaaatgtttaattgCTCTACAGACAACAGAAATTGGAGGAACAATCCAACTAACTTCATTGTTCCAATTTTGCGTGAACGCATCAACTGCTTCAACACCTGGATTCCAAAACTTAGAATTAAACCtgggtaattttttatttaaattactcGCAAATCTGTCCACAGTATGCGGACCCCACATATCatctataaatttaaaaaattctatgCTTGTTCCCCAGTCTTCTATATCaatcatttttgaaatataatcaGCTTTAGTATTTTCAGATCTCGGGATCCAAACAACATCTAACGTAATATTCAATTCAGAACACAACTTAAAAATATTCATAGCTATCTCTTGTAAATGTACTTTTGAACTTCCTTTCTGAACAATGAAAACACAGTTATTGTTATCTGTATGccatttaacacatttatttcttaaacgGTTTTTAAAAGACATCAATGCTAACAAAATAGCTTGAAGTTCTCTCCAAGTAGAACTCTGTATAGACTCTTGTAAAGTCCACATCTGATGAAAAATATTAGAGTCAATATCTATCGAGTAAGCACCAGCAGCTACATTACTTGCATCAGAGTATACAACCACGTGGGGAAAAGAATAACCTGCTAAATGTTTTCTGTTCAATCTTAGAATGTTATTCAGCCAAAATGTGAGCTCATTGAATACACAATCGGGACATtccaattttaaatttaaatcccACTTTACTCTGCTTTCAATAGCCCAGTGTAAATAACGGGTCATTAAACTAGTTATGTTACCCATGACTGGACACATAGAAATTACCTTTCCAGTTACCTGAGCCAATTCTCGTGCTGTGAAATTAGGAAAGTTATTCAAAACATCAACCAATGATGCTAGGGTATTTTCAATCCGTTTATCTGATATACTAATTGAAAAATCAGACGAATTCCAAACTAAACCTAACCATTCTAAACATTGGACTGGTTCAAAAATAGATTTTTCCCTGTTAATAAGAAACCCTGCTTCTAACAAAGACGTTTTTACAAAAGATGAACATTCGGAAGcttcttgtttatttttaccCATTCCAAGTCCATCATCTAAGTAAAGCACAATATCTACGCCGTTTTCTCGCCAGTATTTTACGATTGGACGTAAACATTTAGTGAATAGATATGGAGCAGACGACAGACCAAAGGCTAAAACtgtaaaacagtaaaatttattgttccagcaaaatcctaaatatgtttgttgtttagTACATACGTCATAATGAAAATAACCAGACTTAAGATCAAACTTAAATAGATAACAATCTTTTGTGAAATAGTTTAAAGCCACTTTCCAGTCTTCAAatttaattctttcttttttaataaaaacattcagTTCACTTAAATCCAAAATCAGACGTTTTTTGCCCGAACTTTGAACTGCAACACTAAGCGGATTGTACAACAAAGGTTGAAATGGAGTTTCAATAACACCTCCGATATCAAGTAATTCTGAAATTGCTTCATTTACAAATTTAGAATGGACATTAGCAGATTTGTTATTCTTAAATGACATAGATATAGGAGTCTGCAAAAAAGGAATAACATACCCATTTTTGATAGTATTTATAACAAACTCATTAGCACCTATATGTTTCCAAAATTGTATATGCTTGCGTAAGCTATATTTCACCCTTTTGCAACAGATGAAATatcaatattatcaaaatattttgcatgtgacaTAAACAGTTCAAACTGTCCGTAAAGATTACGTTCATCTAAAAAAGTAGTATAAAAATACTTATCATTAATTCTGTTGCCTTGTTGTCCCTGAGACACCTGGTTTTGTACTGAATAGGAGGGGGGCACTGAGTTCGCCAGTGGCCAAGCTGATTGCAGTTGTAACAGATGTCCTGAGATGACGGTTCCCTCCGTCTGCCGGTCCGAAAGGGCGGCTGTTGGTAGTTGTTTTGTCTAGCGTTATGTTGATTAGGCATAGGTGCAGAAGGAGCAGAAGCAGTAGCTGTAGCGGTTCTATAAGGATGAGGTCTTTTCTTTTCCTTGATACTCCTGATGGCACGGGTTTCTGCAGAACGAATGCGCTTCTCGTCTTCGGAGTCGGAGGCAAGGTCGTCGCTTTCATATTCACGGACGGTTTTCCATCCTGCAGGAGATTTGTCTGCAATGCGGATGAGTTTATTTCGCTTCTTAACCTTAAGGATAGCTCCAGATACCAATTTAAGACAAGCTGCATCTTCATCAGGAATACGCTTCTGGAGCTTAACGAGGTCGGCCATGATTTCACAATTAAAGTTGAATTGTATCTGGTTGCCCTCACCTTTGAGTTTAACTGAAACTTCCTGCTTGAGTTTGGTAGCAAAATTCTCGTTGCCAACTGCCAAATCTTTGTGTAGAGTAGCGATCTTCCCATCAAGATAGGTCTTAAACAGAGAGAAAGTATCCACCAAGTCGTTATTCCCAGTATTATGTGCAGAAATACCATCACGCAACGAATGTACACTAGTACCAGCTGGCAAAGATTCATGGTCGGAATCTAGAAGTTTCTCGGAGTCAGACATACCACAATAACGAATGCTGCTACGTCGTACTATAGGCAAACTTCGAATAACTTAATTTTCTCAAGCTACCCCCTTAAGTAATACTTAATCATGCTTTTCACGAAAATCATGAGGGCATATACCCGTAAAACCGGCAGTACGGGTATATGCCATCCAATCAAATAGAACGTAAACACACACCATGTGCTTGATATAAACACACACACgtgtttatagtaaacaatcacttGACCGTTACAACGTCATGTGACTTAAtacctttaataaatatatctatatcatgtataatttatctaaatattagaataaagattaaaatgcagaaaataacgtttcatttcaaaataaaaaggagTAAATCGTTGAACCTACCTTGCTGCACATATGGCTGTGGGACACACTGGCAG
The DNA window shown above is from Mytilus edulis unplaced genomic scaffold, xbMytEdul2.2 SCAFFOLD_1754, whole genome shotgun sequence and carries:
- the LOC139507815 gene encoding uncharacterized protein; amino-acid sequence: MSDSEKLLDSDHESLPAGTSVHSLRDGISAHNTGNNDLVDTFSLFKTYLDGKIATLHKDLAVGNENFATKLKQEVSVKLKGEGNQIQFNFNCEIMADLVKLQKRIPDEDAACLKLVSGAILKVKKRNKLIRIADKSPAGWKTVREYESDDLASDSEDEKRIRSAETRAIRSIKEKKRPHPYRTATATASAPSAPMPNQHNARQNNYQQPPFRTGRRREPSSQDICYNCNQLGHWRTQCPPPIQYKTRCLRDNKATELMVFQIFFHVEYGNPCLSQSTKI
- the LOC139507812 gene encoding uncharacterized protein, which gives rise to MVNLKRSDLKFSDSHVSLLITKSKTDHYREGTQVLIARTDTQTCPVSMLEKYLLLSNIDASSSDYIFRSMYLCKKSKSYKLRGLKPLSYTRVREIVLSALESIGLDKSKFGLHSLRSGGATAAASAGIQDRLFKKHGRWASDKAKDGYVRENIKEKLTVSKSLGI